A single region of the Eremothecium gossypii ATCC 10895 chromosome V, complete sequence genome encodes:
- the SPT7 gene encoding SAGA histone acetyltransferase complex subunit SPT7 (Syntenic homolog of Saccharomyces cerevisiae YBR081C (SPT7)), with translation MHEVPIVNYQRSSTWRLLKLAESLHSRDIFGQYLSPPQLIVLNHILDIPDAASKRMVWEQLIRGNVVLNVEKTEEHGSPENAAAEGDEGDVAPAIAPSPATEATVNGSSSDEGADYSTESNVTDFSELDLEELKQNTDGAEFIGNLSLKIRYVLWQFAIDALYPTDHDHDPLEYVILGEGEDKEDDNAHPLANSAGAVAGDLNVREEDDDYDFDEDDNSEPAASSVTRDTSERNTNIELQTDSQGKLVVHLQISKDTLPKLRVNKTQDIVENFNKIYHNFENDKETLLKRLKLEENDKLLEYDKKRKYSDKANEEAGIDSIIEDSEPDVKKSRNSISSLPVNLGVTNLSLKHLLAKIQENKSKLTISDYELKHLIMDVRKNRSKWASDDKIGQEELYDACEKVVLELRNYTEHSTAFLNKVSKRDAPNYYQIIKKPMDLNTVLKKLKTFQYRSKQQFTDDIMLIWKNCLTYNSDPKHFLRAHAIAMQKKSQQLIPFIPDIVVRDRYEVEKELEKEGRYEEEDDEEVVGTGRKGGIVRRGIQTIQEDEDDEDYIPADKRGKSAPAGKRSKSSESHAGKGPLEDRDGSNAISSKQIHTVPGSQATDEKTGLADGQKRIQEDHSQQKEPKPKVEPNYGIDNELTGEDHIDEEEEEEEEEEEGEVSQNLYTEKDDGDDDFELSTWKNLTAKVRAEICIRRSDLFKHGRLNGDATAMLRNPSKMKEFQHALREYKEQQRAEQERKQAEQESMMKNGFGAVIKQENHQDSLESHESQQAIGNNLEKDAEEVDFDNSLFLTEYNVINTYPDIIHKGVSSEMLDKEEEAMVKKILDHSDRKKSIFLQNKDVGLTPKMNRNIQLIYEIRGICHKISLIRMLQNQSQSKSTPFPQRLKMAAINDDLDLDPVSQLETRNFRNDKQLAWRIMHKNVSKIAMSHGFESTEPTAINALTEIAGDYISNLIKSVKIHYETNSLNKRKADQILCMSLLENGINRPDDLYTYIETEFTKKTRKLSDIKHKLNNFLKDLLRPTLQDLSERNFEDESQSFLTGDFSTELTGDDFFGFKELGLEKEFGVLSNAVPLQLLTFQFRSKGAQTKEKDKKIQAEEFDSVVYHKITKESLDSRSYLGLVTPLLTKAYDRCNLYHLKLAKSKNADQVPENYDSPTFPILEDDELPKSKGATRARLPPTGKINANYKKKPITEAYLLPDELVQPADQKGTGSAKPPNTSTSQDTDPAVDGLFGSPAADLNDYENGFGFNTTSPNGSFSLSLPRVN, from the coding sequence GGTAAACGGATCGAGTAGCGACGAAGGTGCGGATTACAGCACGGAAAGCAATGTGACAGATTTTTCAGAGCTAGATCTTGAGGAATTGAAGCAGAACACAGATGGTGCCGAGTTCATCGGCAACCTCTCCTTGAAGATTCGCTATGTTCTATGGCAGTTTGCGATCGATGCTTTGTATCCGACCGACCATGATCATGATCCACTGGAGTATGTTATTCTGGGGGAGGGCGAGGACAAGGAGGATGACAATGCGCACCCTTTGGCCAATTCCGCTGGTGCCGTGGCTGGCGATTTGAATGTGCGCGAAGAGGACGATGATTATGACTTCGACGAAGACGATAACAGTGAGCCCGCCGCATCCAGTGTTACTAGAGATACCTCAGAACGTAATACAAACATTGAACTACAGACTGACAGTCAGGGGAAGCTAGTGGTTCACCTACAAATTTCTAAGGACACGCTTCCGAAGCTGCGAGTAAATAAGACTCAGGATATCGTTGAAAACTTCAACAAAATCTACCATAACTTTGAAAACGATAAGGAAACACTTCTGAAGAGATTGAAGTTGGAGGAGAATGACAAGCTATTAGAATACGACAAGAAAAGAAAGTATAGCGATAAGGCTAACGAGGAGGCTGGCATCGATTCAATAATTGAAGACAGTGAGCCAGATGTTAAGAAGTCTCGTAACTCCATTTCCAGTCTTCCAGTAAATCTCGGCGTAACTAATTTGTCTTTGAAACATCTTCTGGCCAAAATACAGGAGAATAAGTCGAAGCTCACAATATCCGATTATGAGTTAAAACATTTGATCATGGATGTGAGGAAGAATAGATCCAAATGGGCTTCTGATGACAAAATCGGGCAAGAAGAACTTTATGATGCATGTGAGAAGGTTGTTCTAGAACTTAGAAATTATACAGAACACTCTACTGCCTTCCTAAACAAAGTATCCAAAAGAGATGCACCGAACTACTATCAGATCATCAAGAAGCCAATGGACCTAAATACAGTACTGAAAAAGCTAAAAACATTTCAGTATCGATCTAAGCAACAGTTTACTGATGACATTATGCTGATATGGAAGAATTGTTTAACTTATAATTCCGACCCCAAGCATTTCCTTAGAGCCCATGCGATTGCTATGCAAAAAAAGTCACAGCAATTAATACCGTTTATCCCTGATATTGTGGTTAGAGATAGGTATGAGGTGGAGAAAGAACTGGAAAAAGAGGGTAGATATGAGGAGGAGGATGATGAAGAGGTGGTAGGGACAGGCCGTAAGGGCGGCATCGTGAGGAGAGGCATACAGACgatacaggaagatgaagacGATGAGGACTACATTCCTGCAGATAAACGGGGTAAGAGTGCGCCTGCAGGTAAACGCTCGAAATCTTCGGAAAGTCATGCTGGCAAAGGACCTCTTGAAGATCGTGACGGTAGTAATGCAATTAGCTCAAAACAAATCCATACTGTGCCCGGTTCGCAAGCTACTGATGAGAAAACGGGATTGGCAGATGGACAGAAACGTATCCAGGAAGATCATAGCCAGCAAAAGGAGCCCAAGCCGAAAGTTGAACCCAATTATGGAATAGACAATGAACTGACAGGCGAAGATCATATAGACgaggaagaagaggaagaagaggaagaggaagaaggagaagtaTCACAGAATCTATACACTGAAAAAGATGACGGGGATGATGACTTTGAGCTATCTACATGGAAAAACTTAACGGCGAAGGTGAGAGCGGAAATATGCATCAGAAGATCCGATTTATTTAAACACGGAAGGCTTAATGGTGACGCAACTGCGATGTTGAGGAACCCGTCTAAAATGAAAGAATTTCAGCATGCGTTGAGGGAATATAAGGAACAACAGAGGGCTGAGCAGGAAAGAAAACAAGCAGAGCAAGAATCTATGATGAAGAATGGGTTTGGTGCAGTTATAAAACAGGAGAACCATCAGGATTCGTTGGAATCACACGAGTCGCAGCAAGCGATTGGGAATAACTTGGAGAAAGATGCTGAAGAAGTTGATTTTGACAACTCTCTTTTCTTAACTGAATATAATGTGATAAACACTTATCCTGATATTATTCATAAGGGTGTTAGTAGCGAAATGCTTGATAAAGAAGAGGAAGCAATGGTTAAGAAAATCCTCGACCATTCGGACCGAAAGAAGAGTATATTTCTCCAAAACAAAGATGTTGGTCTCACACCTAAGATGAACAGGAATATACAACTCATATATGAGATAAGAGGAATTTGCCATAAAATATCTTTAATAAGAATGCTCCAAAACCAGTCTCAATCCAAATCAACACCTTTTCCGCAGCGACTAAAGATGGCAGCAATTAATGATGATCTTGATTTGGACCCTGTTTCGCAGTTGGAGACACGCAACTTTAGAAACGACAAACAACTCGCCTGGAGGATTATGCATAAGAATGTGTCGAAGATTGCGATGTCACACGGATTTGAAAGCACCGAACCCACTGCAATCAACGCGTTGACTGAGATCGCAGGCGATTACATATCCAACTTGATCAAATCAGTTAAGATCCATTATGAAACAAATTCCCTTAACAAAAGAAAGGCCGATCAGATTTTGTGTATGTCGCTATTAGAAAATGGGATTAACAGGCCAGATGATTTGTATACATATATCGAGACTGAGTTTACTAAGAAGACCCGGAAGCTAAGCGACATTAAACACAAGTTGAATAACTTTCTCAAGGATTTGCTCAGACCTACTCTGCAGGATCTATCTGAACGTAATTTTGAGGATGAAAGCCAAAGTTTCCTAACCGGTGATTTCTCGACGGAACTTACAGGTGATGATTTTTTCGGGTTCAAGGAATTAGGTCTAGAGAAGGAGTTTGGTGTCTTAAGCAATGCCGTTCCTCTTCAGCTCTTGACGTTTCAATTCAGAAGTAAGGGCGCCCAAACGAAGGAGAAGGATAAGAAAATACAAGCTGAGGAATTTGATAGTGTGGTTTATCATAAAATAACAAAGGAATCGCTTGACTCACGCTCCTACTTAGGTCTTGTTACTCCTCTTCTCACGAAGGCATATGATCGCTGTAATTTATACCATCTGAAATTGGCTAAAAGCAAAAATGCAGATCAGGTACCTGAGAACTACGATAGTCCTACCTTTCCTATACTAGAGGACGATGAACTACCGAAGAGTAAAGGGGCTACCAGAGCCAGATTACCCCCAACTGGGAAGATTAATGCAAATTACAAGAAAAAGCCAATTACGGAGGCATACCTGTTGCCTGATGAGCTTGTACAACCAGCAGATCAGAAAGGGACTGGCAGCGCAAAGCCCCCCAATACTTCGACTTCCCAAGATACCGACCCGGCAGTAGATGGGCTTTTTGGCTCTCCCGCTGCAGATTTGAACGATTACGAAAATGGTTTTGGATTTAATACCACCTCACCCAACGGATCATTTTCCTTGAGTCTACCACGAGTCAACTAG